One genomic region from Ptychodera flava strain L36383 chromosome 5, AS_Pfla_20210202, whole genome shotgun sequence encodes:
- the LOC139133971 gene encoding E3 ubiquitin-protein ligase TRIM56-like → MASNSSSDFGEKLLTDIDDKVLLCAICMERFKSPKILPCHHTFCEHCLTKWVKANNGQLICPTCKNQWPLPSGGVPAITSNRFLNDLLEVIGDVNPGRVNEAVCDGCKKEAKYWCGDCGGQFYCEACIKTHTAMKVCQDHEPMTMKEYNEKMSTQHFRMTKARFCPTHHSTKLEFYCDTCQVPICYKCTVVDHPAPDHKMLSLESAMEKYMPEMKAHSQNIAQKVTNLKLRKDGAHDLRKDLDANRSTADQQINTLYQKLIDEIKQQQMKMLGQVDDIYISKCKQSDANIELLEHKIASAESMLSYLNHLLTFGGAVDIMTAQKQMKDQQQHYDNLTNVPYADIDSDLVFTENSECLRINLGVVKGKNLTKPGKPIQSEVGKKDGDRMETITHTQLQVQRKEENMTKQTSNTGLEVIEGNELGDVEKKQTQPEPLVVKAKQDQPIKAVQLTEGDTTKSTKTKRSNLTTCEREDSSGKPIQSEVGKKDGDRMETITHTQLQVERKGENMTKQTSNTGLEVIEGSELGDVEKKQTKPEPLVVKAKQDQLTKAVQLTEEILQRLLKPSNQISDLVL, encoded by the exons ATGGCTTCGAATTCATCATCTGACTTTGGTGAAAAACTGCTGACTGACATTGATGACAAGGTATTGCTGTGTGCCATTTGTATGGAGCGTTTCAAGTCACCGAAAATACTGCCTTgtcatcacacattttgtgaacATTGTCTCACAAAATGGGTCAAAGCAAACAACGGTCAGCTGATATGTCCAACATGTAAGAATCAATGGCCTTTACCCTCTGGAGGGGTACCAGCTATCACCAGCAATCGATTTTTGAATGACCTTTTGGAGGTTATCGGTGATGTCAATCCTGGAAGGGTCAATGAGGCAGTCTGTGATGGATGTAAGAAAGAGGCTAAGTATTGGTGTGGTGACTGCGGAGGACAATTTTATTGTGAAGCCTGCATAAAAACTCATACAGCAATGAAAGTCTGTCAAGATCATGAACCAATGACAATGAAAGAATACAATGAAAAGATGTCAACACAACACTTCAGAATGACTAAAGCCAGATTCTGTCCTACACACCACAGTACTAAATTAGAATTCTACTGTGATACTTGTCAAGTGCCAATATGTTATAAATGTACAGTGGTTGACCACCCAGCACCTGATCATAAGATGTTGTCACTAGAGTCAGCGATGGAGAAGTACATGCCAGAAATGAAAGCACACTCCCAGAATATTGCTCAGAAAGTCACCAATTTAAAACTCAGGAAGGACGGAGCACATGATCTTCGAAAAGACTTGGATGCAAACAGGTCTACAGCTGACCAACAAATTAACACACTGTATCAAAAGTTAATTGATGAAATTAAACagcaacaaatgaaaatgttgggTCAAGTTGATGATATCTACatatcaaaatgtaaacaaagtgaTGCCAATATAGAACTTCTGGAACATAAAATTGCCAGTGCAGAAAGTATGCTTTCATATCTGAACCATCTCTTGACTTTTGGTGGAGCTGTGGACATCATGACGGCACAAAAACAGATGAAAGATCAACAGCAGCACTATGATAATTTGACCAATGTACCTTATGCTGACATTGACAGTGACCTGGtatttacagaaaattctgaGTGTTTACGGATTAATCTTGGTGTTGTCAAAGGAAAAAATCTGACTAAACCAG GTAAACCAATACAGTCTGAAGTAGGGAAGAAAGATGGAGATAGGATGGAGACAATCACACATACACAACTCCAGGTGCAGAGGAAAGAGGAAAATATGACAAAGCAGACTAGTAACACTGGACTTGAAGTGATCGAAGGAAATGAACTTGGTGATGTTGAAAAGAAACAGACACAGCCTGAGCCTCTGGTAGTGAAAGCCAAACAAGATCAGCCAATAAAAGCAGTCCAGTTGACAGAAGGAGATACTACAAAGTCTACTAAAACCAAGCGATCAAATCTTACAACATGTGAAAGGGAAGATTCATCAG GTAAACCAATACAGTCTGAAGTAGGGAAGAAAGATGGAGATAGGATGGAGACAATCACACATACACAACTCCAGGTGGAgagaaaaggggaaaatatgaCAAAGCAGACTAGTAACACTGGACTTGAAGTGATTGAAGGAAGTGAACTTGGTGATGTTGAAAAGAAACAGACAAAGCCTGAGCCTCTGGTAGTGAAAGCCAAACAAGATCAGCTGACAAAAGCAGTCCAGTTAACAGAAGAGATACTACAAAGGCTACTAAAACCAAGCAATCAAATCTCAGACCTTGTGCTATGA